Below is a window of Gemmatimonas sp. UBA7669 DNA.
ATCCGGCGGGCCGTGTCATTCAAGACCTCGTCTCGCAGCAGATCGGCCACCTTGAAGGCCGGCAAGCCATGCTGCTTCGCGCCAAACAGATCGCCCATGCCGCGAAGGCGCAGATCGGCGCGCGCGATCTCGAAGCCATCCTCCGTAGAGGCAAACATGCCAAGCCGCTCAGCCGCCTCGGCCCCCACGTCGCCAAGCAGCACACAGAAACTCTGCGCCGCCCCGCGCCCCACGCGTCCGCGCAACTGGTGCAGTTGCGAGAGGCCGAAGCGCTCGGGATGTTCGATGATCATGACGGTGGCGTTGCCGACATCAATGCCCACCTCGATGACGGTGGTGGCTACCAGCACATCGACGTCGCCGTCACGAAAGCGACGCATGATGAGGTCACGCTCGTCGGCCGGCAACTTGCCATGCAGCAGCGCCACGCGTCGCGCACTGAAGGGACCGGCCACCAATTGCTCATACATGACCGTGGCCGCTTTGAGGTCGATCTTCTCGCTCGTTTCAATGAGCGGATAGACGACATACACCTGCCGCCCCTCATCGAGCTGGGTATTGGCAAACTCGAACACCTTGGCGCGCGCGGCTTCGCTGCGCAGCACGGTGGTCACGGGCTGCCGACCGGGCGGCCGTTCGTCGAGCACGCTCACATCGAGATCGCCGTAGAGTGTGAGGGCCAGCGACCGCGGAATGGGCGTGGCACTCATGAGCAGCACGTCGGGCGCCTCACCCTTGGCGCTCAGTTGTGCGCGTTGCTCCACACCAAAGCGGTGTTGCTCATCGATGATGACGAGCCCGAGGTCGGCAAAGTGCACCGCGTCCTGCACGAGGGCGTGTGTGCCGATGGCCAGAACCGGGCCCGCTTCCGCCAGACGTGAGAGGGCGGCGCGTCGTTCGCGCGCGCCCAGACGGCCCGTCAGCAGGACCGGCGTGATACCGAGCGGCGCGAGCAGGGCGCCGACGCTGCGGGCGTGCTGCTCCGCCAGCAGTTCAGTGGGCGCCATGAGCGCCACCTGGGAGCCGTTCTCCATGGCCAGCAGGGCGGAGAACACCGCGACGACGGTTTTGCCCGCGCCCACATCGCCCTGCAGCAGGCGGTGCATACGCCGCGGACTCTCCATGTCGTGCACGATCTCGCGAATGGCGCGCACCTGCGCATGCGTGAGCGTGTACGGCAAGGCCGCACGCAATTGACTGGTGAGTTCGCGGCGGTTGACGAAGGCTCGGCCGCCGCGGGCCTCGCGCGCAATCTGATTGGCGCGGCGCTGCAGCAGTTGCACACAAAGCAGCTCCTCGAACGCCAGACGCGCGCGGCCGCGCGCCGCTTCAGCCAGCGACTCTGGCCGGTGCACCATGCGCAGCGCATCAGGGAGCGCCGGCACGTCGGCCTCGCGCAGCACGGCGTCCGACAGCGGCTCCTCGACCAAGGGCAGCAGGGCGTCGAGATGCTGCTCAATGAGCCCGCGCAGGAGACGCACCGAGAGTCCTTCGGTGCTGGGATATACCGCCAGCACGCGCCCGCCGGCCGTGCCTTCCTCCTGCGGTCCCAGATTGACGAACTCGCGCGGCTGCAGGCGTTTGCCGTGGTAGAAGCGCACCGGGCCGCTGCACAGCAGCCAATCGCCCTGGTTGATGGTGCGATCGAGGAAGGGCTGACCGGGCCAGGCCAGTTCGAGCATGCCGGTGCTGTCCTGCACGACAGCCTGAAACACCCGCAGCCCCTTGCGCGTGGGCAGCACGCCTTTGGCAATGACCTTGCCCAGCACGGTGACATCGCTGCCCACCGCCGCCTGCACAATGGGCGTGACCGTACTGGCGTCTTCGTAGCGATGTGGAATGTGGCGCAGCAAATCGCCGGCCACCGTGATGCCAAGCCGAGCCAGATGCGTGGCGCGCGCCGGCCCCACGCCCTTGAGATAGGTGACCGGCGTATCGAGCGCGAGACGCGGGGCCGGGCGGACGCCGACACGACGGCGCCGCTCTTCTGCCTCCGAGCTCTCGCGCCAGCTCACGGCGTCAGGCCTCGACCAGTTCCCGCGCGTAGTCGCCCGCGTCGAAGGGCGCGAGATCGCCCACCTGCTCGCCGAGTCCCACGAACTTGATGGGCACGTTGAGCGCCTCGTGCACGGCCACCACAATGCCGCCCTTGGCGGTGCCATCGAGCTTGGTGACCACCACGCCCGTCACGGGCACGGCCGCCGAGAAGGTGCGGGCCTGCGAGAGCGCGTTCTGCCCGATGGTGCCATCGAGCACCAGCAGCACTTCGTGCGGCGCGTCGGGAAGTCGCTTCTTGATCACGCGGTGAATCTTGCGCAGCTCCGTCATCAGGTCGTCACTGGTATGCAAACGACCGGCGGTGTCCACGATGATCACATCGACCCCGCGCGTGATGCCCGCGTCGACGGCATCGAAGGCCACCGACGCCGGATCGGAGCCGGCGGCTCCACCCACAAAGTCCACCTTTGCGCGCTCGGCCCACACCCGCAGCTGGTCGATAGCGCCTGCACGGAAGGTGTCGGCGGCGCCGAGCAGCACACGCTTGCCCTCGCGCTGCAATTGTGCCGACAGCTTGCCGATGAAGGTGGTCTTGCCCGCGCCATTGACGCCGATCACGAGCAGCACGGTGGGGCCGCTGGCCGCCATGTGCAGCGCCGGATCGGCGTTGCCGGCACGCAACGCGGACTCCACGCCTTCGGCCAGCGCCTCGCGGAACTGGGCTTCGGTTTTCACTTCGCCGCGCTTGTGCCGACGCTCCACCTCGGCCACCAGCGCGAGCGACGTGGGCACGCCGAAGTCACTCTCGATGAGCAGCGTTTCGAGGGCCTCGAGTGAGCCCTCGTCGACACCCTTGAACAGCACACCGAGATCGGTGCGCACCACGTCCTTGAAGCGCTGCCACAGCGAGCGCTTGGGGACGTCATCCTTGGAACGAAACAGTCGGGACATGCAGGATATCCATCGCCCGGTCGGCGATGATGCCACCGGGACTCAAGTCAACAGGAATCAGGGCGTACCGTTGTCGCTGAGCTCCATCGCTGGCCGTCAGCGCGGAGCTCCATCGCTGAGCGCTATCGCAGTCAGCTATCGTTGACCGCTGGCGCGCCGCAGCAGCCACTCCGCGCAGAGCAACAGCAGCGCCGCCACGAACGGCCAGCTCTTGTCGGCGAGACGCGGGGCATCGCTGCCTGCCACGCCGCGCGCGAGCGGTCCGCCCTGCACCGCCGGCGCGCGTGGCACCCACTCGCGTGAAGCGTTCACCACCAGCACACTGCGTCCACCGGCCGTCTCGACATCATACACCCCTGCCGGCAGCGCGGGCGTCTGCGTTTCGAACTGCGCACCTGAAAAACGCAGCGTCAGCGAATCGGTTGCCGCGGACACCGCAGTCGGGTTGCCGGAGCGACGGGCCAGCTTCACGGTGACCACGGTATCGGCACCGCCACGGCGCCAGGCCACGGGTTCGCCCGCACGTAGCACCCCGCCCACCGGCCGCGCTGCACGCAGGTCACCACGTCCGGCCGACAGCCAGTCGAATATAGCGCCCCAGAGGGCGGCAAACGCCTCGCGGCTGCGTCCCGCGCGCAGCGACCAACCGGCCCAGCCCGAGCCCGATACCAGCACGCTGCGCTGACCGGCGCTCTCCCGAATGGCTACCGCCGCCGCCGCGTCGCCGCGCTTGCCCAACTGCGCCGTCAGCACGGGCGTACCCTGTCGCACCGGGCCGGCCAGTGTGATGGGCGGCAGCGAGTCAAACGGCAAGGCCGCCAGCGCCGCCATGAGAGGCGAGTCCGGAGCGCCCGACACATACCACTCGGGCGTGCGGGTGACTTCGCCCGCGCGGGCCAGCACAGTGGGTGGCGCCGGAACCCAGAGTGCACGCGCCAGGGGGCCAGACGTGGCAGCAGCGGCCGTGCCAGCAGCTGCCGTCGCCGAAGCCGCGGGCTTCCACGTGGTGTCACCATGCACAATGAGCATGCCCGCCGAGGCAGCGCGTGCGCGTACCTCGGCCTCGCTGATGGGCGCCAGCGTGCCTTCGACGCGCCACACACCCGGCGCCACGCGCAGGTAGGCGCGCGTGGGCA
It encodes the following:
- the ftsY gene encoding signal recognition particle-docking protein FtsY, with amino-acid sequence MSRLFRSKDDVPKRSLWQRFKDVVRTDLGVLFKGVDEGSLEALETLLIESDFGVPTSLALVAEVERRHKRGEVKTEAQFREALAEGVESALRAGNADPALHMAASGPTVLLVIGVNGAGKTTFIGKLSAQLQREGKRVLLGAADTFRAGAIDQLRVWAERAKVDFVGGAAGSDPASVAFDAVDAGITRGVDVIIVDTAGRLHTSDDLMTELRKIHRVIKKRLPDAPHEVLLVLDGTIGQNALSQARTFSAAVPVTGVVVTKLDGTAKGGIVVAVHEALNVPIKFVGLGEQVGDLAPFDAGDYARELVEA
- the recG gene encoding ATP-dependent DNA helicase RecG, giving the protein MSWRESSEAEERRRRVGVRPAPRLALDTPVTYLKGVGPARATHLARLGITVAGDLLRHIPHRYEDASTVTPIVQAAVGSDVTVLGKVIAKGVLPTRKGLRVFQAVVQDSTGMLELAWPGQPFLDRTINQGDWLLCSGPVRFYHGKRLQPREFVNLGPQEEGTAGGRVLAVYPSTEGLSVRLLRGLIEQHLDALLPLVEEPLSDAVLREADVPALPDALRMVHRPESLAEAARGRARLAFEELLCVQLLQRRANQIAREARGGRAFVNRRELTSQLRAALPYTLTHAQVRAIREIVHDMESPRRMHRLLQGDVGAGKTVVAVFSALLAMENGSQVALMAPTELLAEQHARSVGALLAPLGITPVLLTGRLGARERRAALSRLAEAGPVLAIGTHALVQDAVHFADLGLVIIDEQHRFGVEQRAQLSAKGEAPDVLLMSATPIPRSLALTLYGDLDVSVLDERPPGRQPVTTVLRSEAARAKVFEFANTQLDEGRQVYVVYPLIETSEKIDLKAATVMYEQLVAGPFSARRVALLHGKLPADERDLIMRRFRDGDVDVLVATTVIEVGIDVGNATVMIIEHPERFGLSQLHQLRGRVGRGAAQSFCVLLGDVGAEAAERLGMFASTEDGFEIARADLRLRGMGDLFGAKQHGLPAFKVADLLRDEVLNDTARRMADQILRNDPLLAHAAHAGLRQLLTVGYARALDLFRVG